From the Bombus huntii isolate Logan2020A unplaced genomic scaffold, iyBomHunt1.1 ctg00000113.1, whole genome shotgun sequence genome, the window cgttaggtagtgtagcattataacgtattacgttatatagtataacgttataacgtattacgttatatagtataaagtcattacgtattaggttatatagtatatcgtaataacgtattacattatatagtgtaacgttataacttataacgttacatagataacgtattacgttatatagtataacgtactagcgtattacattatatagcgtgacgttataacctatgacgttacatagaataacgctataacgtactacgttatatggcataacgttataacgtattacgttatatagtataacgttatatggtataacgttataacatattacgttttatagtgtaaagttataacccattacgttatatactataacgttataacgtataacgttatatggtataacgttataacgtattgcgttatatagtataattttataacatattacgttgtatagaataacgttataagattttacgttatatggtataacgttataacgtattacgttacatgccataacgttataacgtattgcattttacagaataacgttataacgtattacattatatggtataacgttataacgtatttcgttatatggtataacgttataacgttataacatattacgttaggtagtataacattatgacgtattacgttatatagtataacgttataacgagttacgatatatagtgtaactttataacgtatgacgttatacagtataacgttatatcgtatcacgttatatagtgtaacgttataacgtatgacgttacatagaataacgttataacgtatgacgttacacagaataacgttataaagtattacgttatatggtataacgttataacgtattacgttttaaagtttaaaggtataacgtattacattatatagtataacgttatatggaataacgttataacatattacgttttatagtgtaaagttgtaacgtattacgttatacagtataacgttataccgtactacgttatatagcataacgttataatgtattactttatatagtataactttataacttaTGACGTTActtagaataacgttataacgtattacgtcatatggtataacgttataacgtattgtattttatagaataacgttataacgtattacattatatggtataacgttataacgtattacgttatatagtataacgttatgacgtattaatttatatggtataacgttgtaacgtattgcgttatatggtataacgttgtaacgtattacgtcttatagaataacgttataacggtttaacgttatatagtataacgttataccgtattacattatatagtgtaacgttatatcgtatgacgttccacagaataacgttatgacgtattacgacatatggtataactttataactcATTACGTCTAAGagaataacgttctaacttattacgttatatggtataacgttctaccggattacattatatagtgtaacgttataacgtatgacgttccacagaataacgttataacgtattacgatatatggtataacgttataacgtattacgttatatggtataacgttataccgtattacgttatatagtgtaacgttataacggatgacgttacatagaataacgttataacgtattacgttatatggtataacgttataacgtattgcgttttatagtataacgttataacatattacgttatatggtataacgttataccgtattacgttatatagtgtaacgttataacggatgacgttacatagaataacgttctaacgttttacattgtatagtataacgttataacgtattacgtaatatactacaacgttatatgctttaactttatgacgtattacgttttatagtataaagttataacgtattacgttatatagtaaaactttataacgtattacgttttatagtataaagttataacgtattacgttatatgatataacgttataacgtattacattatatagtgtaacgttataacgtatggcgttacatagtataacgttataacgtattacgttatatagtataacgtactagcgcattacattatatagcgtgacgttataacgtatgacgttacatagaataacgctataacgtactacgttatatggcataacgttataacgtattacgttatatagtataacgttatatggtataacgttataacatattacgttttatagtgtaaagttataacccattacgttatatactataacgttataacgtattacgttatatggtataacgttataacgtattacgttttaaagtttaaaggtataacgtattacattatatagtataacgttatatggaataacgttataacatattacgttttatagtgtaaagttgtaacgtattacgttatacagtataacgttataccgtactacgttatatagcataacgttataatgtattactttatatagtataactttataacgtatgacgttacttagaataacgttataacgtattacgtcatatggtataacgttataacgtattgtattttatagaataacgttataacgtattacattatatggtataacgttataacgtattacgttatatagtataacgttatgacgtattaatttatatggtataacgttgtaacgtattgcgttatatggtataacgttgtaacgtattacgtgttatagaataacgttataacggtttaacgttatatagtataacgttataccgtattacattatatagtgtaacgttatatcgtatgacgttccacagaataacgttataacgtattacgacatatggtataactttataactcATTACGTCTAAGAGAATACCggattacattatatagtgtaacgttataacgtatgacgttccacagaataacgttataacgtattacgatatatggtataacgttataacgtattacgttatatagtataacgtgataacgtattccgttatatagtataacgttataacgtgttacgttaggtagtataacgttataacgtattacggtatatagaataacgtaatgacgtattacgttatatagtataacgttataacgtattccgttatatagtataacgttataacgaattacgttaggtagtgtagcattataacgtattacgttatatagtataactttataacgtattacgttttatagtataaagctataacgtattacgttatatagtataacgtaataacgtattacgttatatagcataactttatgacgtattacgttagatagaataacgtaataacgtattatgttttatggtatgacgttataacgtattacgttatatggtataacgttataacgtattacgttttatagaataacgttataacgtattacgttgggTAGTTTGGACGAAAAACTTACATCCGGCGGAAGCGGTGCCGCACCGGAAACGATCTCTCTCACGCTGCTGAAATCGTAATTTGGCACCATTGGATGCTTCGCAAGACCAACTAAAACTGGAGGGACCAATGGTATATGCGtaattctgtatttttctACGGAACTGAGTAACGTTTCTAACTCGAAATTTCCCATTATGTACACAGCTGCACCGCAACTTATTGCCGTATTCATCATTCCGAACGCATAACCGTGAAATAATGGCAAGAAAACTAGTATTCGGTCTCCACGTCGAATATCCATTGATCCTGGGGCACTTCGATTATGAAC encodes:
- the LOC126877044 gene encoding uncharacterized protein LOC126877044 — protein: MLSHRNLLLFIQTLSAPGSMDIRRGDRILVFLPLFHGYAFGMMNTAISCGAAVYIMGNFELETLLSSVEKYRITHIPLVPPVLVGLAKHPMVPNYDFSSVREIVSGAAPLPPDVSFSSKLPNVIRYNVIL